In a single window of the Papaver somniferum cultivar HN1 chromosome 8, ASM357369v1, whole genome shotgun sequence genome:
- the LOC113303599 gene encoding uncharacterized protein LOC113303599, whose translation MANAWKRDKQSQIFSNRNLLLFFPISLFLLFFFFLSSSKTSNPNPNFINQFSTQTLSIFSSFNPYDCLKSPQSYPVIANVVEGVRYPFLYSIADLGSLPDKPHKNIVRMMKGKPFRKPDISVTIQEVLEKLKSKDDGYVVDVGANVGMATFAASAMGFKVLAFEPVFENLQRICDGIFFNRVGDKVTVFEAAASDRHGNITFHKLVGRLDNSAVSAVGAKLAFKSNEEIELRVRSIPLNEVIPDSVRVHLIKIDVQGWEYHVLKGASKILSRKGGEAPYLIYEEDDRLLQASNSSAKEIRDYLSSMGYKHCSQHGTDAHCTKEG comes from the exons ATGGCAaatgcttggaaaagagataaacAATCACAAATTTTCTCAAATAGAAATCTTCTATTGTTTTTTCCGATCTcacttttccttctctttttcttcttcttatcttcatctaaaacatcaaatccaaaccctaatttcataaatcagtttTCCACACAAACCCTAAGTATATTTAGTTCCTTCAATCCATATGATTGTTTAAAATCACCTCAATCTTACCCAGTTATTGCTAATGTAGTTGAAGGTGTGCGTTACCCATTTCTGTACTCAATAGCTGATCTAGGTTCACTACCAGATAAACCACATAAGAACATTGTTAGAATGATGAAAGGAAAACCCTTTAGGAAACCTGATATTTCTGTAACAATTCAAGAAGTTTTGGAGAAACTAAAGAGTAAAGATGATGGGTATGTTGTTGATGTTGGGGCTAATGTTGGTATGGCTACTTTTGCTGCCTCTGCTATGGGTTTTAAAGTTTTAGcatttgaacctgtttttgagaATTTGCAAAGGATTTGTGATGGGATCTTTTTTAATAGAGTTGGTGATAAGGTTACTGTCTTTGAAGCTGCTGCTTCGGATCGACATGGAAATATTACTTTTCATAAg CTGGTTGGTCGGCTAGACAACAGTGCTGTTTCTGCTGTTGGTGCAAAGCTGGCATTCAAGTCTAATGAAGAAATTGAGCTTCGGGTTAGGTCCATCCCTTTGAATGAAGTTATCCCAGATTCAGTTCGCGTGCATTTGATCAAGATTGATGTTCAAGGTTGGGAGTACCACGTATTGAAAGGAGCATCCAAGATATTATCTAGAAAGGGTGGTGAAGCACCATACCTAATCTATGAGGAAGATGACCGATTGCTTCAGGCCAGCAACAGTAGTGCCAAAGAAATTCGAGATTATTTAAGCAGTATGGGTTACAAGCATTGTTCTCAGCATGGCACAGATGCCCATTGCACCAAGGAAGGCTAG
- the LOC113303600 gene encoding uncharacterized protein LOC113303600 isoform X2: MYARKLPNEPQFSIKGFCLEHTCIGDPLGRNSSANPEFVARCVIEKLKTSTASVLPKPAEIANDFWTSHNTLIPYHVAWKARNIVLEKINGSYDESYKLVPSLCEMIKRTNPGSVAKFTYGRNDNCFDSVTISFDAPMRGFINGCRPIVGLDGCHLKGKYGEPFMHLQLHLYWVLMIGKSQPLRLILRYS; encoded by the exons ATGTATGCCAGAAAGCTTCCTAATGAACCTCAATTCAGCATTAAGGGTTTCTGTTTGGAGCACACATGTATTGGAGACCCACTAGGGAGAAATTCTTCGGCTAATCCTGAATTTGTTGCTCGATGTGTTATCGAGAAGTTGAAGACTTCAACTGCATCTGTTTTACCTAAGCCTGCTGAGATCGCAAATGACTTTTGGACAAGCCACAATACTCTAATTCCATATCATGTTGCTTGGAAAGCCAGAAACATTGTGTTGGAGAAGATCAACGGAAGCTATGATGAGAGTTATAAACTTGTTCCAAGTTTGTGTGAGATGATTAAAAGGACTAACCCCGGCTCCGTAGCAAAATTCACATATGGAAG GAATGATAATTGCTTTGATTCTGTTACGATATCCTTTGATGCACCTATGAGGGGTTTTATAAATGGGTGTAGACCAATTGTAGGCTTGGATGGCTGCCACCTCAAGGGAAAGTATGGAG AGCCATTTATGCACCTGCAATTGCACCTTTACTGGGTACTGATGATTGGGAAGAG CCAACCGTTGAGATTAATTCTCCGATACTCATGA
- the LOC113303600 gene encoding uncharacterized protein LOC113303600 isoform X1 — translation MYARKLPNEPQFSIKGFCLEHTCIGDPLGRNSSANPEFVARCVIEKLKTSTASVLPKPAEIANDFWTSHNTLIPYHVAWKARNIVLEKINGSYDESYKLVPSLCEMIKRTNPGSVAKFTYGRNDNCFDSVTISFDAPMRGFINGCRPIVGLDGCHLKGKYGEPFMHLQLHLYWVLMIGKRYVFKFSILLPYKVCALFSVCNMSSSFSVLVYCSCASIVSV, via the exons ATGTATGCCAGAAAGCTTCCTAATGAACCTCAATTCAGCATTAAGGGTTTCTGTTTGGAGCACACATGTATTGGAGACCCACTAGGGAGAAATTCTTCGGCTAATCCTGAATTTGTTGCTCGATGTGTTATCGAGAAGTTGAAGACTTCAACTGCATCTGTTTTACCTAAGCCTGCTGAGATCGCAAATGACTTTTGGACAAGCCACAATACTCTAATTCCATATCATGTTGCTTGGAAAGCCAGAAACATTGTGTTGGAGAAGATCAACGGAAGCTATGATGAGAGTTATAAACTTGTTCCAAGTTTGTGTGAGATGATTAAAAGGACTAACCCCGGCTCCGTAGCAAAATTCACATATGGAAG GAATGATAATTGCTTTGATTCTGTTACGATATCCTTTGATGCACCTATGAGGGGTTTTATAAATGGGTGTAGACCAATTGTAGGCTTGGATGGCTGCCACCTCAAGGGAAAGTATGGAG AGCCATTTATGCACCTGCAATTGCACCTTTACTGGGTACTGATGATTGGGAAGAGGTATGTTTTTAAATTCTCTATTTTACTCCCTTACAAAGTTTGTGCATTATTCAGTGTCTGTAATATGAGCTCTAGCTTTTCTGTTTTAGTCTATTGTTCATGTGCATCAATAGTCTCTGTTTAA